In Carya illinoinensis cultivar Pawnee chromosome 7, C.illinoinensisPawnee_v1, whole genome shotgun sequence, the following are encoded in one genomic region:
- the LOC122316216 gene encoding uncharacterized protein LOC122316216, with translation MEADLDDLYQRLSLTEQENEAVVVESGDLEESSLCNGKGLVLSLFTEKHFNREAFKVTMKRAWRLVRGVKFRDLHSNIFLANFEDLRDKEKVLREGPWSFDKHLLLVQEVDGNKQVQQIKIREASFWVRLHDLPLRARNDRVGHRIGAKIGRVLEVDLDSGELAWGDFLRVRVSLDIRKPLLRGTRFSMGFEDSCWVRFSYERLSTFCFYCGCLGHGDRECERKTQAVPGASDDSFPYGSWLRASSYGDLFRDGRTWTQRVGL, from the coding sequence ATGGAAGCCGACTTAGATGATTTGTATCAAAGGCTTTCCCTGACCGAACAGGAGAATGAGGCTGTGGTGGTGGAATCGGGTGATTTGGAGGAATCTTCCCTGTGTAATGGTAAGGGTCTCGTTTTATCCCTTTTCACTGAAAAACATTTTAATCGGGAGGCTTTCAAGGTCACGATGAAGAGAGCTTGGAGATTGGTGCGTGGGGTGAAATTCCGTGACCTTCACTCCAATATTTTTTTGGCCAATTTTGAAGATTTGCGTGATAAAGAGAAGGTGCTAAGAGAAGGCCCCTGGTCCTTCGATAAGCACCTCCTTTTAGTCCAGGAAGTGGACGGCAATAAGCAGGTTCAGCAAATAAAAATCCGAGAAGCATCCTTTTGGGTCCGTCTACATGACCTCCCTCTTCGAGCTCGGAATGATCGAGTAGGCCATCGTATTGGGGCGAAAATCGGGAGGGTGCTAGAAGTTGATTTGGATTCTGGTGAGTTAGCGTGGGGGGACTTCCTTCGGGTTCGAGTGTCACTGGATATAAGAAAGCCTTTGCTAAGGGGCACCCGATTTTCCATGGGTTTTGAAGATTCATGTTGGGTGCGATTTTCGTATGAGCGATTATCTACTTTCTGTTTTTATTGTGGTTGTCTGGGTCATGGAGATAGGGAGTGTGAACGTAAAACACAAGCAGTTCCGGGTGCCTCTGATGATTCTTTCCCATATGGTTCCTGGCTAAGGGCTTCTAGTTATGGGGACTTATTTCGCGATGGGCGAACTTGGACTCAACGAGTTGGATTGTGA